From the genome of Aerosakkonema funiforme FACHB-1375, one region includes:
- a CDS encoding Uma2 family endonuclease, producing MSGLTLNLDTVHFSDEQFYQLCQNNRDLNFERTARGELIIMPPVGGDSGNREADLIIDLGIWNRQTNLGYTFSSSTVFKLPNGADRSPDAAWIRRERYSALTPEQRRKFPPIAPDFVIELRSATDDLEMLRAKMREYMDAGVQLGWLINPQQQEVEIYRPGEDVEMLNLPTELSGENVLPGFSLNLSLYA from the coding sequence ATGAGTGGTTTGACATTAAATTTAGATACCGTTCACTTCAGTGACGAACAGTTCTATCAGTTATGTCAAAATAACCGCGATTTGAACTTTGAACGTACTGCCAGAGGAGAATTAATTATTATGCCACCAGTAGGAGGCGATAGCGGAAATCGAGAAGCAGATTTAATTATCGATTTGGGAATTTGGAATCGGCAAACAAACCTGGGTTATACCTTCAGTTCCTCCACTGTATTTAAGTTACCAAATGGGGCCGATCGCTCTCCAGATGCGGCTTGGATTCGCCGGGAACGATACTCAGCATTAACCCCGGAACAAAGACGCAAATTTCCTCCCATTGCACCGGATTTTGTCATCGAATTAAGGTCAGCAACGGATGATCTGGAAATGTTGCGTGCCAAAATGCGTGAATATATGGATGCCGGGGTGCAATTGGGATGGTTGATTAACCCCCAACAGCAAGAAGTAGAAATTTATCGCCCAGGAGAAGATGTAGAAATGCTAAATCTTCCCACAGAATTATCGGGGGAAAATGTATTACCGGGATTTAGTTTGAATTTATCTCTTTATGCCTGA
- a CDS encoding clan AA aspartic protease: MINGKLIDGKAVVPVIFRLPTQPDFSIDFIIDTGFNDHLTLPPQAVSAMNLPLYSTTLARLADGREALLSIHLATIVWDNREKVVPILASGYKPLLGTALMEGYHLEIDFEDNGLVSLEKISPSIS; encoded by the coding sequence ATGATTAACGGGAAATTGATTGACGGCAAAGCGGTAGTACCAGTAATTTTTCGTTTACCGACACAACCAGATTTTTCTATCGATTTTATTATCGATACTGGATTCAACGACCATCTTACCTTACCACCGCAGGCAGTTAGTGCGATGAATCTTCCGTTATATTCCACTACGCTTGCCAGATTAGCCGATGGTAGGGAGGCGTTGTTATCTATACATTTAGCAACAATTGTTTGGGACAATCGGGAAAAAGTAGTCCCCATTTTAGCATCTGGTTATAAACCTTTATTGGGAACAGCTTTGATGGAAGGATATCATCTGGAGATTGATTTTGAAGACAATGGTTTAGTTTCGTTAGAAAAAATCTCACCCTCGATTTCATAG